Sequence from the Clostridium butyricum genome:
GGGTTTAGGAATTAAAAGACCTAACATACGAGAAATTTCAAGTGAATATATGAAGCTTGAAGGTAAAAACTTTTCAGCAGTAAAGAATTGGGCCATATGGCCTGACTATCTTATGGAAAAGTACAATGTAGATTTAATAAGATATTATTTAATTAGTAATGGTCCTGAAGTTAAAGATACAGATTTTACATGGAAATCTTTTATACATGCTAATAACAATGAATTAGTTGGATTGTTTGGGAATCTTATAAATAGGGTATTAGCATTTATAGATAAAAATTTTGATGGAAATATACCTAAAGGATCAGTAGACAAAGCATTTAAGGATGATATGTTTAAACTTTATTGTGACGTAGGAGATAATATTGAAGAGGGGAATTTTAAAAAGGCATTAGAATATATTTTTTCAGCTATAAAAAAGGCTAATAAATACTTTGATGATGAAAAACCTTGGGTAAATATAAAAAAAGACCGAGAAAAATGTGCTGAGTGTATGTATACATGTATACAAATAATTGCAAATCTAAGTAATTTGATTGAACCATTTCTACCTTTTGCTGCGAAAAAAATAAGAGGATTTTTAGAAATTAAGAATCCAATGTGGATGCCTATTGAAATAAAAGAGGGTAAAATAAATAATTTTAATATATTATTTGATAGAATAGATAAAAATATAGCGGAAGAAGAATTAGGGCGACTAAAAGATAAGAAAAATTAAAAAAAATGAACGTCTCATTTAGGGGAATGAGACGTTCTTTAACCATATGAAAACAAATGGTTAAAAGGGGTAAATAATAATGCTTTAACTACTTTACAAATTAAATATTACACTTAAATTATGTCAATAAAGTGTCAAATAAAAAAATTTTAGGAGAAGAAATTTTATGAGTAATAAATTTAAAATTATAGATAGTCATTCACATTATGATGATGAATCATTTAATGAAGATAGAGAAGAGGTTCTTAATCAGATTACATCAAATGGTGTAATAGGAATACTTAACTGTGCTTCATCTTATGAAAGCTTGAAAGCCACAGATGAACTAACAAAAAAGTATGATTATATTTATGGAGCATTGGGAATACATCCTGAAAATGCAAATGAAATGAATGATAATGTATTAAAAGAAATAAAAAGCTATATAAAGGAAAATTCTAAAATTATAGCAATAGGAGAAATAGGACTCGATTATTATTGGGATGAGAATCCATCTAAAGAAATTCAAAAAGAAGTTTTTAGAAAGCAATTGAATTTAGCTAAGGAGCTTGGGCTTCCTGTAGTTATTCACGATAGAGATGCTCATCAAGATACTTTAGAGGCTATGAAGGAGTTTCCAGAAGTAACAGGGGTAGTTCATTGTTTTTCAGGTAGTGTAGAATTTGCAAGAGAGTGTGTAAAATTAGGATATTATATAGGATTTACAGGTGTAGTTACTTTTAAAAATGCCAAAAAGGTTGTAGAAGTAGTTAGAGATATTCCACTAGATAGAATTCTCGTAGAAACAGATTGTCCTTACATGGCACCAGAGCCTAATAGAGGAAAAAGAAATAAATCAGACTATATTGAACATATAATTAATAAAATTGCTCAAATCAAAGAAATTGACCCTTATGAGGCCAATATGAAGTTTAATGAGAATTTTTTAAGGTTGATGAAATTGGAAAAATAAGGTAAAATAGGGTTTGTACACAAAATAATTATATTGACATAAATACTTTTTCAAAATAAAACTTATTGTAGATAAAATATAAGCCAGTGAATATACAAACTTGTTAAAAAGATGAAGGTACAATTACAGTACAAAAATAGTAACTTAATTATATTATTGTAGGTTTTTGCACATAAGATTTTATGTGTAAATTACAAATATAATTAAGTTAATTTATTACAATTTTGAAGGTTAAATTAGCTTTTTAACCTCATATCATTAATCAAGTGTGAAGCATGAAAAAACGTTATTATAAATTATTATAATATTTTCAGTACAATTAAAATTTTATTAAAAAAGTGCTTCATTATTAATGCAAGAGATTGTTAATTTGACAATAATGTCAAATTAATATATAATTCAAAAGACACTCTTGCCAAAGGAGGGAAATTAATGGTAGAAAGATTAAAGCGATTTACCACCAAATCTTTATTTAACGGTCCGAAGGCAAAAATCATTGTAGGAGCAGTTGCAGTAACAATTACAGTTGGAGCAATAGCTGCTATAACAATAATGAATATGAGAAAAACACTAACAATAAGTATTGATGGAAAAGAAGAAACTTTTGTCACTTACAAGGGGACTGTTCAAGATGTGCTGCAGGATAAAAACATTGCAGTAGGTGTTAAAGACAAAGTGCAGCCGTCACTAGAATCCAAAGTATCTGAAAAAGAAACAATCAAAATAAAGTCAGCTATACCAGTAGAAATTACAGCAAATGGTGTACAATTAGAGGTACAAAGTGCAGACGGTACTATTGGAGAAATGCTAAAAAATGAAGAAGAAGCATTACAAGAATATGGAATAAAGTTTAATGAAGACATTGATGAAGTGTCACCATCGTTAGATTCTCAAATTGAAGATAACATGCGTGTACAAATTGTTAATGTTGAAAAGAAAGAACTTGTACAAAATGAACCCATTAACTTTGAAACAATAGTTGAAAAAGATGAAAGTCTTGATAAAAGCGTTAGTAAGGTTAAGAGTGAAGGTGTTAATGGAGAAAAGGAAGTTACTTATGAAGTCGTATATAGAGATGGAGTAGAAACTTCAAGAAATGTTACAAGTACTAAAACTATTACGGAACCTAAAAATGAAATAGTAATCAAAGGAACTGGACAAGTCTATGCGAGTAGAGGTGGAGAAAGCATAAACTACAAAGAGAAACTTAATTGTGTAGCGACAGCTTATAGTGGAGACAGAACTACTGCAACAGGAAGATCTCCTGTAAGAAATCCAGGTGGTATGAGTACAATAGCAGTTGATCCTTCGTTTATTCCATTAGGAAGTAAGGTTTATGTAGAAGGATATGGATATGCTATTGCAGCTGATACAGGTGGGGCAATAAAAGGAAATATAATTGATTTATTCCTTAACTCATCTAGTGAATGTTGGAGCTGGGGTAGAAGACCAGTTACTGTATTAGTTGTTGCGTATCCAGGTGAATGGTAGTTTTTAGAGAGATAACATATGTTATCTCTCTTTTTTTATTAAAAATAAAGATGCTCAACTTATAATTCTTTTAAGTAGACTAACATTTACTATAAAATTAATATAATATTGGAATATTATAAAAGAGATATTATAATTTATTTGGAGATATATGAGTTAACAAGTATAATGTAATTAATACGTAGTACACTGTATTTAAATATTGAATTTTATATAGAGTAGTACAGATGAAAGGAAGTATAAATTTGATTAAAGAAGTTATCGTTGTCGAAGGTAGGGACGATGTTGATGCTGTAAAAAAAGCTTTAGATGCTGAAATAATAGCTGTTGGTGGATTTGGAATAAATGCAAAAGTTATTTCTAGAATAAAGGAAGCTCAAAAAAGAAAAGGTGTAATAGTATTAACAGATCCAGATTTTGCAGGAGAAAAGATAAGAAGAATAATCTCAAAAAGAGTTAAAGGAATTAAGCATGCTTATATCACTAAAGAAGATGGGCTTAAAAATGGTGATATAGGAGTTGAAAATGCGTGTCCAGAAGTAATATTAAAAGCACTTGAAACTGCAAAAATAACACTGACAGAAAAAACAGAATTTTTTAATATGCAGGATATGTTTTATTTTAAACTTACAGGAGATGTAACGTCGAAAGAAAGAAGACAAAGTTTAGGTAAGATTTTAGGGATTGGTTATGGAAATGCGGCGCAGATGGTATCTAGATTGAATAATTATGGAATAACCAAAGAAGAATTCACAAATGCTATAAATGAAATAGAAAAACAAATGGAGGCAGGTAACAAATAGATGGATTTAAAGGATTATAAAACTCAGGAACTAGTTAAAAAATATAATTTTAAATTTTCTAAGAGTCTTGGTCAAAACTTTTTGATAGATGATTCAGTACTTACTGATATCGTTGATGGTGCATCTGTTGATGATAAAGATTTTATAATAGAAATAGGACCAGGTGTTGGAACATTGACAGCTAAACTTTTAATGAAGGCTAAAAAAGTTACGTCAATTGAGCTTGATAATGATTTAATTCCTATTTTACAAGAGGAATTAGGGGAACATGAGAATTTTGATTTAATACATAATGATGCTTTAAAGGTTGATTTTAATTCGCTTATAGGAGATGAACCGAGCGTTAAGCTTGTAGCTAATCTTCCATACTATGTAACAACACCTATAATAGTTAAGCTTTTAAAAGATGGATATAATTTTAAATCATTAACTATAATGATACAAAAAGAGGTTGCTGAAAGAATTAATGCTGAACCTAATTGTAAGGAATATGGTGCATTATCAGTTTTAGTACAATATTATTGTAATACAAGTATAGTTAGAAGAGTTGCTCCAAGCTGCTTTATACCTAGACCTAAAGTAGAATCTATAGTTATAAGATTAGATAGATTAGAAGCACCAAGAGTAAATGTAAAAGATGAGAATCTTATGTTTGCACTTGTAAGAGCTGGTTTCAATATGAGAAGAAAAACTTTATGGAATGCAACAAAAACATTCAATTTGAGTAAAGAAAAGTTAGAAGAAGCCTTTGAAAAGTCAGGAATTGATCCAAAGAGAAGAGCTGAAACATTATCTATTGAAGAATTTGCACATTTATCAGACTGTATATATGATGCGAAACAATAGTATAAATGAGATAAACCGTACATTGAGAGTATTTTAAACTCCATGTACGGTTTATTTTATTAAAAACAAGAAATCATAATCAAGATTACCTAGCATATACTATATGGAATAAATATATGTAGGAGGAAATTTGGCTTGGCACATAATAAATTGTATAGAAATTTTATAATTCTACAAGAAGATGATAGAGGATATTCATCAGCTAATGAAAAAGCCTTGTCGGGGTATGCAAAAGTCGAGGCAAAAGGAGACAAATGCAAAGTTTCTTTTTATGCTCAAAACCTTAAAAAAGAAAGTAAATATTCGATGATACTTATTTGTAGTAAGAAAGACTGCAAACAACTTATTGATTTAGGTTCACTTGAAGTGAATGAAGTAGGTAAGGGTGACACAAGTAAAGAGTATTATGTGAATAATATTGCTGGTCTTGGAATTTCGTATGAAAAGATATCAGGAGCTGCAATATGTATGGTAAGTGGAAATGAAATGAGCTTTATTATGCATGGATTTATGAATGGTGAGGAATCCAGTGAAAATTGGAGAAAATTTAAGGTTATTAAGGACAGTGAAAATTCAAGTAAATCTACTAAAAAAATGGATTTAGATACTATAAGAAAAGAATCTTCTGGTCCAGTTATTAATACATCACCTAAAAAACCAATAATTGAAGCTAAAATAACAGAAACTAAGGTTGTTGAACCTAAAATTATATCTCATGAAAATGAGAACATGAGTTTAGAAAGTCAAAAGAACATAGTAACAGAAGAAGTAAATACTAATGTAGAATCAACTAAATTATCTGATATAAGAGAATCAGATAGTGATGATGAAAGATGCAAAAAATGTGAGGATAAAGAAAAGGAAAAGGATAAAGATAAGGATAAAGATAAGTGCAAGGACAAGGAAAAAGATAAAGAAAAGAAAGATAAAAAATATTGCGTAGGTGATGAAATTAAGAAAATTTACGATAAATTAGAAGATTGCATGCTTGATATTAAAATTCATATACCAGATATGAAAGAAGATATGGTTATATGTGGATTTATTAAAAAGAAATCAGAAGATAATTGCAATTGGAGGAGATTTAAAGCTGAGAATAGATGTAAAAGAGATGAAGAGTCTATAATTTCTTCTTTAGAAAATAGTAGAAGAATAGAAGAAAATACAAGACTTGATAGAATCGATTTTGAGGAATATGAAAAATCTATTGAAAATGTAGGAAAGGATAGCAATTTCAAGCTAAGGGGAGAAGAAGGAAAATACTTTGAGGGAATTGTTAAGGGATTTGAACAATATAGTAGTAACATTCAAGATATAGATTATTGCAAATGGTATAAAGTAAAAGTAAATAGTATGGATGATTTATGCAATAAATCTGATTATGATAAATATACTTTAGCTTATTATCCGATGTTAAATTATTATCCTTATATAAGTAAGGAAAATTACTTTTTGTTAGGATATAAATGTAATAGTTTTGGTGAACTTCAGTATATTGTTTATGGAATTCCAGGAAGTAAGGATGTAAGTGAACAGCCTTATGGAGGTAAAACTGGATTTGTAACCTGGGCTAATGATGGAACAAGAAATAATGGATATTGGCTAATGTTCTACGATTATAAAAAGTGTTCTATTGTAGTTCCTACTGAATAGAATAAAAATTAGTATATGAATAAAAAACAGATTGTTGTTACTGGATTATTAATATCATTAATGTTGTTGTTAGCCATAACACAAGGTTTCTTCGTGGATAACTTCTCAAGAGTAAATGTTACAGAAAGTACTCAAAAATATAATGAATATTCATTTGAAGGGTATTCTATAACATTTCCTTCTGAGTGGGTTATAGATGAAGAAGAAAACAAAGATGAGTACATTAGCTATAATATTAAATTTAACAGTAAAGATAATATTATTACAGGATTAGTTCAGGTGATAAATACAAATCAGGACGTAAAAGATTATGCAGACAAAGATACTAAAAAGCAATCACTAGAATATTCTAACAATGAAATAACTCCGTTTGAAAATTCTCAAAGTATTGGTGTATTATCAAAATACAATACTAATATTAATGATGGATATAGTTATGTAAATCAATGTTACTATATTAAAGGTATGAATGGACAGATGATAAAAGTATTATTTAATATACCAAAAGACAAATATGAAAAAGCTTTTGACAAGGATTGTACAGACGTAATTGCAAGTATTAAGCAGAATAAATAAGATTTGCTAATACGCTATATAAGTATTATAATTTAAGTATCAAGGAGAAGCATAGCTAAGCTTCTCCTTGATACTTATTTTTGAGTAGTTAAAAAAGGGAGGTAATAAATGAGGATAGTACTATTTGAGCTTTTTGGAATACAAATAAAAAGTTATGGATTAATGATTGCTATAGGAATAATAGTAGCAGCATCTATATTTATAAATAAAGGTAAAAAAAGAGGATATGATGAAGATTCGTTACTTAATTTAATTATTTGTGCTGTAATAGGTGGAGTATTCGGTGGTAAGGCACTATTTATAGTAACGGAGATAAAGGACATAATAAAAGATCCTAGTATATTACTTAACTTTGGCTATGGATTTGTAATTTATGGTGCTATTGGTGGTGGTGCATTAGCAATGTATCTATATTGCAGAAGAAAAAAGTGGAACATTATTGAAATGTTAGATATGACAGTTCCAGGATTAGCTATAGCACAAGGATTTGGGCGTATAGGATGTTTCTTAGCAGGTTGTTGTTATGGGGCTGAGACCGAGTTGCCAATAGGAGTAGTTTTCCCAGAAGGATCTCTTGCACCAGCAGGTATTCATTTGCATCCAACACAGATTTATTCATCGATTTTTGATTTTGCTTTAGGATTTTTCCTTTTATATTATGGAAGAAAACAAAAAGCAAATGGAAAAGTTATGGGGATGTATTTAGTGATTTATAGTGTTGGAAGATTCTTAGTAGAATATTTAAGAAATGATCCTAGAGGAAATGTTGGTCTTTTATCCACATCACAATTTATTGCAATATTTACTTTAGTACTTGGTATTATTATATTTAATCTTAGCAAGTTTTTTAAAGGAGAGAAAAAAAGCATTGAAAGTTAATAAGTCAGTAATAATGTTTATGGTATTAATAATGCTTGTTACACCTTTATCAGGATGCTCTGTAGTTAATGATGTAGCAGTAAAGTTGAACTTTAGAAATGAAAAGTTTGATTACATAAAACAAAATAAGGTTGATAAAATTATAATACAGAATGTAAGAGATAGTGGATTTAGATTTATAGTAAATGATCCACAGGCTATAAATGATATATACAAAATACTTTCTAAAGGTAAGGAATGTAGTGAAAAAAGCTCACTTGATCCTGATTATATGTTTGAAGTATGGATTGGTGAAGAAGTAAAAAAATATTCATATGTAGTTGGAGCTAATTCTAATAAAGAAGGAAATTTCTATGATGATGAAAATGCATTTTCAGTACCTAAAAATTTAGAAAATACAATAATGCAGAATCTTTCATTTATAAGAAAACCAAGAAATTTTGAATATATTTATTATGAATCTATTTTAAAGGTTGTTGAATCAAATAAGGATTCACTATCAAATGGTAAGGTTGGAATAGATATATCTGGAGATGTAGATTGTTTGAAATACGTTTTTTCAAATGATTTAGAAGAATTTAAGAAAAATCTAAATAAGCTAATACCTAATGTTGATTTAGTTAGTAATAATTCAGAACAGTTTGATACAATAATAAAAGTAAAAAATAGGGGTTATAACAGTACAGCATTTAAAACATTGATAACAATAGATAATAAATTAGATAAATCTTTTAAAAGTTACTATATAACCGCAGAATATAATTATAAAGATTGGGACATCAATGTCAGCGGGGCAAATGAAATGCCTCAAGACTGGTAAAGAAAAGGAGGATAAAAATGGCAAGTTGTGATAACTGTCCAAGTAAGGACCAATGTAAAACAAAAAGTAATGGTGGATGTGAAACACAAATACCTAAAATAGCGCCTAGATATGGGAATATTAAAAATGTAATAGGTGTTATAAGTGGAAAAGGTGGTGTTGGTAAATCAACAGTTACTGGAATCATGGCTACAATGTTATCTAAAAAGGGATACAAAGTAGGAGTTCTAGATGCAGATATAACAGGGCCATCAATGCCAAGATTTTTTGGAATAAATGAAAAAAGATCATTAATAGAACCTTTAGATAATGAATTAGTTAGATTCAATCCTGTTGAAACAGCAGGTGGTATAAAGGTAATGTCTATGAATCTTGTTACACCAGTTGAAGAAGAACCTCTTATATGGAGAGGAGCTGTAATAAATGGTGTTTTAAAACAGCTTTATGGAGAAACTAATTGGGGAGAACTTGATTATTTACTTATAGATATGCCACCAGGAACTGGTGATATTGCATTAACAGTAATGCAAGAATTCCCTATTAATGAAATAGTAATAGTATCTACACCACAAGATATGGTTTCAATGATCGTTAAAAAGGTAGTTATAATGGCTCAGAAGATGGGAATAAAAATTAAAGGTGTTGTTGAAAATATGGCCTATATTAACTGTCCAGATTGTGATAAGAAGATAAGAGTATTTAGTAGAAAATCTTCTGAAGAAAATGCAGAGTACTTAGGATTACCATTATTAGGTGAGCTTCCAATAAATATAGAGCTTACAGAAGCACTTGAAGAAGGAAAAGCTGAACAATATGTTACTGAAAATCCTTTATATTCATTAATTTTTGAAGGATTATATTAAAAGAAGCAACTATATAGTTATGATAATTAAACCCTCGTATATTTTTATAATGAAATATACGAGGGTATTTATTTATTCATAGCAAATTATAATTATAGCATAGTGCTTGAATTTAGTAGATTAAAGAGATTTCTAAAAAATAAAATTAGAAGAAAATATTTGACTTTCCACCACACTGTTAACTGTCAACTAAAAGCATGGTGTAGTTACTTTTTTATTAGTTAATAAAATAAATACATAAATATAATATTTCTTGGGAAATATTAATAATGTAATTTTTAAAGAGAGGATGAATTTTTATGAAAGCAACTGTAGATAAAGATACATGCATTGCATGTGGATTATGTCCATCAATCTGTCCAGAATGTTTTGAAATTGAAGATGATGGTAAAGCAGGATTTATTGTTGATGAAGCACCAAGTGGATCTGAAGATGAGGTTAAAGAAGCAGCAGAAAGCTGTCCAGTAAGTGCAATTTCTGTTGATTAATCATTATTAAAATAAAAAGATACACTAAAAGTGTATCTTTTTATTTTAAGTAGATGTCAATAATTAGATATAATCTATAAAATTAAATCTATTGAAATTATCATTTTTCGTTTTATGGGATACATAATTATTAGACATTTGAGATGAACTTATTTCATACTTACTTATAGGATTATTAGGTAATATATGTGCAGGTGTAGTAGAGAATTCATCATTTGCATTAACTATTACAGCATCTCTATAAGTTGAGTCTAATACGAAATTTTTCATAAATAATCTCCTTTCAAAATTCGGTAAATTATTTATTATTATTTACAAAATTAATATAAATATACGAAAAGAGACTTTAATACAAATTTCGATTAAAGTCTCTTTAATTTAAAAATATAAATCATTATATATTATTTTAAAAACTTCTAGAGAATCCTCTATTTTAGATTTTAAGATAACTTTTTTATTTTCTAATTCATGCAATCCTTTTTCAGTAATTTTATATATTTTTTGAAAACGCTTATTAGGATTATCCCATTCACCTATAATTAAATCATCTTCCTCCATACGTTTTAAGAGAGGATATATTCCACCAGTACTTGGAGTCCACTTTCCATTAGTTTTTATACTTATACTGTGAGATATTTCGTTGCCATTTGTAGGCGATAGTGATAATAAGTATAGTACATATATAGGTAATAATCCTTTGGTAAAAATTTGAACAGATGATTCTTTTGGCTTCTTTGATTCCTTTTTTAAATCAGAAATTTTTTTCTTATATTCTTCGTATAGCCTTTTTTCTTCAGACTTAATATAATCATTTTTTGAAGCACCTAATTCACTCATACTTAATCCACCATTTCTACAATAAAGCCAACAAGACCTGGTCCAGTGTTTACGCCAAGAGCAGGCCCAATCATTCCACCTAAAGTACATTCAACTAAATTATCAGAATCCTTAATAGTGTTATATAGTAAATCTGCTTTGTCTGGAGCATCTCCATTCATAATCCATACTTTACATTTACCTTTTGCTAAGTAATCATTTAATATACTTGATAGTTTAGAAATAGATTGTTTGGTTCCTCTTACTTTTGAGTATGTGTGAAAACCATCATCTTTTATTGTTATTATTGGCTTTATATTAAGGGCTTCAGCTATTGTTCCAGCAACTTTACCTATTCTTCCGCCTTTTTTTAAATATGTTAATGTATCTAGTGTAAAGAAAACATCAATTTTCTTTCTTATTGTAGGAAGTTCATTTGTTATTTCATTAAATGATTTTCCTTCTTCAATTAGGGCAGCTGTTTCTAAAACCATTGCACCCTCAGACATTGTAAGAGTAAGAGAATCAAATACAAATGTAGTAATATCAGAAACACTTTCAGAAGCTAATCTAGCAGCATTAAAAGTACCTGAGAAGCAATTAGATATTGTTATAATTATTGCATGAGTATACCCATCAGATTTTAGTTTCTCTAACAATTCAGTGAATTCGCTTATACTTGGTAGTGATGTAGTAGGAATTTCAGTTGGTAATTTTTCATAAAGCATTGAAGGTGTTATATCTACTCCATCTTTATATTCTTTATCTGAAAATATGATTTTAAAAGGTAGAACATGTATATTATATTTTTTTATTAACTCTGAATTAATATCAGAAGCACTATCTGTAATTAATGCAATTTTTTCCACTAAGAACCCTCCTATAATTTAAAAATCTTTAAATTAATTATATCACTATTGATAATATTATCAATAGTGATAACTATATCAATAGTGATATAGTTTTCTTATTTAGAAAATAATTATTTATATAGAGAATTGTAAATAAACAGTCCAATATTAGTAAATAAGTTAATATTAACATATTTAAAATAAGTCAACTATTGAACATACATATAAAATAATCAAATAGTAAGATAATCATACCTATTCCAAGATAATTAAAATATAGAGGTAAAAAAATTAAAAATTAAAAGCATTGCGAAGGAATATTTAATACAGTATAATAATACAGTATTAAATATACAATATATTGTGCCATGGAGGGAATAATAATGCTATATGTTGTGAAGAGAGATGGGAGAGAGGTAGAGTTTAACTCGGATAAAATTGCACAAGCAATAAAAGGTTCAGCTAGTGAAATCGGTTTAACTCTTAAGGAAAGTGAAGTCTTAACTACTGTTGCAAAGGTAACAGATTATATTGAAATAGAATATAAAAAATCTATAACTGTTGAACAAATACAAAATTTTGTAGAAAGAGCACTACAAAATCAAGGTCATATAGATATAGCAGTAGCTTATTCAACATATAGGAAAGAAAGAACTAAAGTAAGAGAAATAAAATCAGATTTAATGAAAGCAATTCGCCAGATAGGTGTGGAAACTGATAGAGACAATGCTAACGTAGGAAACAATTTTAGTTCCAAGTTATTAAGAATAGCATCTGAGTCAAATAAATGGAATACACTTGCTGTTATGCCTAAAAATTTAGCGAAGGCTCATGAAACAGGAGATTTATATTATCATGATTTAGATAGCTATAATTTAACTGTAAATTGTCTTCATATCCCAACTAAAGAAATGCTAGTTGATGGGTTTAATACTGGATATGGAACAATTAATGCACCAAAGAGAATAGAAACAGCAGCTGAATTATCATGTATATTATTACAGTCAACTCAAAATGACATGTTTGGAGGACAATCACATCCAGATTTTGATAATGATATGGCTATTTTTGTAGAACCTACAAGAGAAGAAGTAAGAAAGGAACTAGAAGAATTAGGAGTTCCTTCAGAAAAGATAGATGAATTAACAGAGAAAAAGGTTAATAAGAGAGTTCATCAAGCTATGCAGGGTGTTGTTTATAATTTAAATACTATGCATTCAAGAGCAGGATCTCAGGTACCATTTAGTTCTATTAACCTTGGATTACCAGATAGTGATGATGCAGCACTTGTATGTGAAATATTCCTATTAGAATACGAAAAAGGATTAGGTAGGGGTGAACAACCTATATTCCCTAATATAATATTTAGAGTTAAGGATGGCGTTAATAGAGAAGAAGGAGATCCATATTTCTACTTATATAAATTAGCATGTAGAGTAGCAGCTAAGAGAATGAATCCTACATTCATGAATATTGATGCAGATTTCAATAAAGAATATTACGATAGAGGATATGTTCCAGCAACAATGGGATGTAGAACTTATCTTATGAAGAATGTAAATGGTGAACCTGGATGCAAAGGAAGAGGAAATATAGCACCTACAACTATGAATCTTCCTAGAATAGGCCTACAAGCAAAAGGAGATTTAAATAAATTCTTTGAAATACTAGATGCTAGACTTAACCTTGCAAAAGAATCATTAATTCATAGATACAATGTATTAAAGAATTTAAAAGTTAAGGATTTACCTTTTGTAGCAGGTCAAGGTCTTATGAAAGGTTCTGAAGGACTATGTCCTGATGATTCCATTGAACCAATATTAAAACAAGGAACTTGGGGAATTGGATTTATAGGATTGGCAGAAACATTAGTAGCTTTAGTAGGTAAGCATCATGGAGAAGATGAG
This genomic interval carries:
- a CDS encoding TatD family hydrolase, whose protein sequence is MSNKFKIIDSHSHYDDESFNEDREEVLNQITSNGVIGILNCASSYESLKATDELTKKYDYIYGALGIHPENANEMNDNVLKEIKSYIKENSKIIAIGEIGLDYYWDENPSKEIQKEVFRKQLNLAKELGLPVVIHDRDAHQDTLEAMKEFPEVTGVVHCFSGSVEFARECVKLGYYIGFTGVVTFKNAKKVVEVVRDIPLDRILVETDCPYMAPEPNRGKRNKSDYIEHIINKIAQIKEIDPYEANMKFNENFLRLMKLEK
- a CDS encoding 3D domain-containing protein translates to MVERLKRFTTKSLFNGPKAKIIVGAVAVTITVGAIAAITIMNMRKTLTISIDGKEETFVTYKGTVQDVLQDKNIAVGVKDKVQPSLESKVSEKETIKIKSAIPVEITANGVQLEVQSADGTIGEMLKNEEEALQEYGIKFNEDIDEVSPSLDSQIEDNMRVQIVNVEKKELVQNEPINFETIVEKDESLDKSVSKVKSEGVNGEKEVTYEVVYRDGVETSRNVTSTKTITEPKNEIVIKGTGQVYASRGGESINYKEKLNCVATAYSGDRTTATGRSPVRNPGGMSTIAVDPSFIPLGSKVYVEGYGYAIAADTGGAIKGNIIDLFLNSSSECWSWGRRPVTVLVVAYPGEW
- the rnmV gene encoding ribonuclease M5, with protein sequence MIKEVIVVEGRDDVDAVKKALDAEIIAVGGFGINAKVISRIKEAQKRKGVIVLTDPDFAGEKIRRIISKRVKGIKHAYITKEDGLKNGDIGVENACPEVILKALETAKITLTEKTEFFNMQDMFYFKLTGDVTSKERRQSLGKILGIGYGNAAQMVSRLNNYGITKEEFTNAINEIEKQMEAGNK
- the rsmA gene encoding 16S rRNA (adenine(1518)-N(6)/adenine(1519)-N(6))-dimethyltransferase RsmA, with the translated sequence MDLKDYKTQELVKKYNFKFSKSLGQNFLIDDSVLTDIVDGASVDDKDFIIEIGPGVGTLTAKLLMKAKKVTSIELDNDLIPILQEELGEHENFDLIHNDALKVDFNSLIGDEPSVKLVANLPYYVTTPIIVKLLKDGYNFKSLTIMIQKEVAERINAEPNCKEYGALSVLVQYYCNTSIVRRVAPSCFIPRPKVESIVIRLDRLEAPRVNVKDENLMFALVRAGFNMRRKTLWNATKTFNLSKEKLEEAFEKSGIDPKRRAETLSIEEFAHLSDCIYDAKQ
- a CDS encoding PsbP-related protein, giving the protein MNKKQIVVTGLLISLMLLLAITQGFFVDNFSRVNVTESTQKYNEYSFEGYSITFPSEWVIDEEENKDEYISYNIKFNSKDNIITGLVQVINTNQDVKDYADKDTKKQSLEYSNNEITPFENSQSIGVLSKYNTNINDGYSYVNQCYYIKGMNGQMIKVLFNIPKDKYEKAFDKDCTDVIASIKQNK
- a CDS encoding prolipoprotein diacylglyceryl transferase — its product is MRIVLFELFGIQIKSYGLMIAIGIIVAASIFINKGKKRGYDEDSLLNLIICAVIGGVFGGKALFIVTEIKDIIKDPSILLNFGYGFVIYGAIGGGALAMYLYCRRKKWNIIEMLDMTVPGLAIAQGFGRIGCFLAGCCYGAETELPIGVVFPEGSLAPAGIHLHPTQIYSSIFDFALGFFLLYYGRKQKANGKVMGMYLVIYSVGRFLVEYLRNDPRGNVGLLSTSQFIAIFTLVLGIIIFNLSKFFKGEKKSIES
- a CDS encoding Mrp/NBP35 family ATP-binding protein, whose product is MASCDNCPSKDQCKTKSNGGCETQIPKIAPRYGNIKNVIGVISGKGGVGKSTVTGIMATMLSKKGYKVGVLDADITGPSMPRFFGINEKRSLIEPLDNELVRFNPVETAGGIKVMSMNLVTPVEEEPLIWRGAVINGVLKQLYGETNWGELDYLLIDMPPGTGDIALTVMQEFPINEIVIVSTPQDMVSMIVKKVVIMAQKMGIKIKGVVENMAYINCPDCDKKIRVFSRKSSEENAEYLGLPLLGELPINIELTEALEEGKAEQYVTENPLYSLIFEGLY
- a CDS encoding ferredoxin codes for the protein MKATVDKDTCIACGLCPSICPECFEIEDDGKAGFIVDEAPSGSEDEVKEAAESCPVSAISVD